One segment of Stenotrophomonas sp. SAU14A_NAIMI4_8 DNA contains the following:
- a CDS encoding PLP-dependent aminotransferase family protein has protein sequence MDTDEQASVAAPRYQRLSDELAEAIHGGRLPVGSRLPSLRQMASQRQLSLNTVIAAYRQLEDAGLVIPRPKAGFEVAPRLSAPQRSLRDAPSAPTAPQQHALMARVLAAQQRPRVVDLAFAGPRGRQFYPGAQLARHTAQVLRHGQHTLETYARTNGSPRLLAQIVRRGPRMGLHTHADRLLLTHGAMEALQLALRAVAEPGDAVGIEAPSYFNLYPLLANLGLRAIEIPTHPQHGLDVDALATLLDHTALAAVVVMPTVHNPLGCSMPVAEKQRLAELVNARQLPLIEDAVYAELQFSEPPAPLLKAFDRDGWVMVVGGFSKTLAPDYRIGWLDGGRFAERIALLKFQSTGGEPQFLADAVAAYLEGGGYEHHLHRMRRLYREQVGRLRQLVAEHFPAGTRATEPSGGFLLWLEVPGVDTGELFERALQQDIVFMPGHVYSRGARYRHCLRLSCCQSLDARFVGAVERLGAIARALAAR, from the coding sequence ATGGATACAGATGAGCAGGCCAGCGTGGCCGCGCCCCGCTACCAGCGCCTGTCCGACGAGCTGGCCGAAGCCATCCATGGCGGGCGGCTACCGGTCGGCAGCCGCCTGCCCTCGCTGCGGCAGATGGCCTCGCAGCGCCAGCTGAGCCTGAACACCGTGATCGCCGCCTACCGGCAACTTGAAGATGCCGGTCTGGTGATCCCGCGCCCCAAGGCCGGCTTCGAGGTAGCACCACGACTGTCCGCGCCGCAGCGCTCGCTGCGTGATGCGCCGTCGGCCCCCACCGCGCCGCAGCAACACGCGTTGATGGCGCGGGTGCTGGCCGCGCAGCAGCGCCCCCGCGTGGTCGATCTGGCGTTCGCCGGCCCGCGCGGCCGCCAGTTCTACCCCGGCGCGCAGCTGGCCCGGCACACGGCGCAGGTGCTGCGCCACGGCCAGCACACGCTGGAAACCTACGCACGCACCAACGGCTCACCGCGGTTGCTGGCGCAGATCGTGCGCCGCGGCCCGCGCATGGGCCTGCACACCCATGCCGACCGGCTGCTGCTGACCCACGGTGCGATGGAGGCACTGCAGCTGGCGCTGCGCGCGGTGGCCGAGCCCGGCGATGCGGTAGGCATCGAGGCGCCGTCCTACTTCAATCTGTACCCGCTGCTGGCCAACCTGGGCCTGCGTGCCATCGAAATTCCCACCCACCCGCAACACGGGCTGGATGTTGACGCACTGGCCACCCTGCTGGACCACACCGCGCTGGCGGCCGTGGTGGTGATGCCCACCGTGCACAACCCGCTGGGCTGCAGCATGCCGGTGGCCGAAAAGCAGCGCCTGGCCGAGCTGGTCAACGCCCGCCAACTGCCCCTGATCGAAGATGCGGTGTACGCCGAACTGCAGTTCAGCGAGCCACCGGCGCCACTGCTGAAGGCCTTCGATCGCGACGGCTGGGTGATGGTGGTGGGCGGCTTTTCCAAGACGCTGGCGCCGGACTACCGCATCGGTTGGCTCGATGGCGGGCGCTTCGCCGAACGCATCGCACTGCTGAAATTCCAGAGCACCGGCGGCGAGCCGCAGTTCCTGGCCGATGCCGTGGCCGCGTACCTGGAGGGCGGTGGCTACGAGCACCACCTGCATCGCATGCGCCGGCTGTACCGCGAACAGGTGGGCCGCCTGCGGCAACTGGTGGCCGAGCACTTCCCGGCCGGCACGCGCGCCACCGAGCCGTCGGGCGGCTTCCTGCTGTGGCTGGAAGTGCCCGGCGTGGACACCGGCGAGCTGTTCGAACGCGCGTTGCAGCAGGACATCGTGTTCATGCCTGGGCACGTCTACTCGCGCGGCGCCCGCTACCGCCACTGCCTGCGGCTGTCGTGCTGCCAGAGCCTGGATGCACGGTTCGTCGGCGCAGTGGAACGGTTGGGCGCGATCGCGCGGGCGTTGGCGGCACGGTGA
- the msrB gene encoding peptide-methionine (R)-S-oxide reductase MsrB produces MPLTRRHLLGLGGAATAAGLLGLAACSRATPAAAEARPQRQFEVMRSDAEWRRLLTPAQYAVLRQQATERAGSSPLDREHRSGTFVCAGCGLPLFSSSTKFDSGTGWPSFWAPLHNAVGEDRDTTFGMLRVEAHCRRCGGHLGHVFNDGPRPTGLRYCMNGVALLFQPGPARQDAAGGWRVPVGASSSAAGA; encoded by the coding sequence ATGCCCCTCACCCGACGCCACCTGCTGGGTCTGGGCGGTGCCGCCACCGCCGCTGGCCTGCTGGGCCTGGCCGCCTGCAGCCGGGCCACGCCGGCCGCGGCTGAAGCGCGCCCGCAACGCCAGTTTGAAGTGATGCGCAGCGATGCCGAATGGCGCCGACTGCTGACCCCGGCGCAGTACGCGGTGCTGCGCCAGCAGGCCACCGAACGTGCCGGAAGCAGTCCGCTGGACCGCGAGCACCGCAGCGGCACCTTCGTCTGCGCTGGCTGCGGCCTGCCGTTGTTCTCCTCGTCCACCAAGTTCGACAGCGGCACCGGCTGGCCCAGCTTCTGGGCGCCGCTGCACAACGCCGTGGGCGAGGACCGCGATACCACCTTCGGCATGTTGCGGGTGGAAGCGCATTGCCGGCGCTGCGGTGGCCACCTGGGCCACGTCTTCAACGACGGCCCGCGCCCCACCGGGCTGCGCTACTGCATGAACGGGGTGGCGCTGCTGTTCCAGCCCGGCCCGGCACGGCAGGACGCCGCCGGCGGCTGGCGCGTGCCCGTGGGTGCCTCTTCTTCTGCTGCAGGAGCCTGA
- a CDS encoding phasin family protein has product MANAFADRFSDATRQLAAAATRANRMALENAESMFGVQLKVMERNLTATGGWLGELARSEDPAGLLPKGAQLWQDNLQRLGQAQQDMVDLGLQAGKAWSELVQGHNESPADATANSH; this is encoded by the coding sequence ATGGCCAACGCCTTCGCCGATCGTTTCAGTGATGCCACCCGCCAGCTGGCGGCGGCCGCCACCCGTGCAAACCGGATGGCGCTGGAGAACGCGGAAAGCATGTTCGGCGTGCAGTTGAAGGTGATGGAACGCAACCTGACCGCGACCGGCGGCTGGCTGGGCGAACTGGCCCGCAGCGAGGACCCGGCAGGCTTGCTGCCCAAGGGCGCACAGCTGTGGCAGGACAACCTGCAGCGGCTGGGCCAGGCCCAGCAGGACATGGTCGATCTGGGCCTGCAGGCCGGAAAGGCCTGGTCTGAACTGGTACAGGGCCACAACGAATCCCCGGCGGACGCCACGGCCAACAGCCACTGA
- a CDS encoding cytochrome c biogenesis protein CcdA — translation MLLLLLSYLGGALTLLSPCILPVLPFVFARADRPFLRSTLPLLLGMALTFTVVASLAAVGSQWVAQANQIGRWVALVLMALFALALLWPRLADHLLAPFQRVGARLSARADAADAAGRGGAGTSLLIGIATGLLWAPCAGPILGLVLTGAALHGASVGTSALLLAYALGAITALALAVWVGGRVFRALQARLGLGDAVRKVLGVAALLAVVAIGLGWDTGLLTRLSTVSTARIEQGLLDAVPGAQPSPPSMMMSASAAAADAPLPMEGTLPALTGATGWLNSPPLDREQLRGKVVLIDFWTYSCINCLRAMPYVHEWERRYRDHGLVVIGVHTPEFAFERDPRNVMKAVQQLKVDYPVALDNQYAIWRAFNNNYWPAHYFVDAQGNIRAHQFGEGNYAHSEQVIRRLLTEAGQIDLPAPADPAAADLQGVAAQADMGNLRSPETYLGHARAEQFASPGGQRDDTSFDYTLPAALQLNQWGLAGRWTVIDEAAQLQQSGGRIGFQFHARDLHLVLAPGADGRPVRFRVLLDGKPLPAADAGADVRADGSGVVDEHRLYQLVRQRGAVAPHRFEIEFLDAGVQAYAFTFG, via the coding sequence ATGCTGTTGCTGTTGCTGTCTTACCTGGGCGGTGCCCTGACCCTGCTCAGCCCGTGCATCCTGCCGGTGCTGCCGTTCGTGTTCGCGCGCGCCGACCGGCCGTTCCTGCGCAGCACCCTGCCGCTGCTGCTGGGCATGGCGCTCACCTTCACCGTGGTGGCCAGCCTGGCCGCCGTCGGCAGCCAATGGGTGGCGCAGGCCAACCAGATCGGGCGCTGGGTGGCGCTGGTGCTGATGGCGCTGTTCGCGTTGGCGCTGCTGTGGCCGCGCCTGGCCGACCACCTGCTGGCGCCGTTCCAGCGCGTGGGTGCGCGATTGAGCGCGCGTGCTGACGCCGCCGATGCCGCCGGCCGGGGTGGCGCCGGTACCTCGCTGCTGATCGGCATTGCCACCGGCCTGCTGTGGGCGCCCTGCGCCGGCCCGATCCTGGGGTTGGTGCTGACCGGCGCCGCCCTGCATGGCGCCAGCGTGGGCACCAGTGCCCTGCTGCTGGCCTATGCACTGGGTGCGATCACCGCGCTGGCGCTGGCCGTATGGGTGGGCGGGCGCGTGTTCCGTGCGTTGCAGGCGCGCCTGGGCCTGGGCGACGCCGTGCGCAAGGTGCTGGGCGTTGCCGCGCTGCTGGCCGTGGTGGCCATCGGCCTGGGCTGGGATACCGGCCTGCTGACCCGCCTGTCCACGGTCAGCACCGCGCGCATCGAACAGGGTCTGCTCGATGCCGTGCCCGGCGCGCAACCTTCGCCGCCGTCGATGATGATGTCGGCCAGCGCTGCGGCGGCCGATGCACCGTTGCCCATGGAAGGCACCCTGCCCGCACTGACCGGCGCCACCGGCTGGTTGAACAGCCCGCCGCTGGACCGCGAGCAGCTGCGCGGCAAAGTCGTGCTGATCGATTTCTGGACCTACTCGTGCATCAACTGCCTGCGCGCCATGCCCTACGTGCACGAGTGGGAACGCCGCTACCGCGACCACGGCCTGGTGGTGATCGGCGTGCACACGCCGGAATTCGCCTTCGAACGCGACCCGCGCAACGTGATGAAGGCCGTGCAGCAGCTGAAGGTTGACTACCCGGTGGCGCTGGACAACCAGTACGCCATCTGGCGCGCGTTCAACAACAATTACTGGCCAGCGCACTACTTCGTGGATGCGCAGGGCAACATCCGTGCGCACCAGTTCGGCGAGGGCAACTATGCGCATTCCGAACAGGTGATCCGTCGCCTGCTGACCGAGGCCGGGCAGATCGATCTGCCGGCACCGGCCGACCCTGCCGCCGCTGACCTGCAGGGCGTGGCCGCGCAGGCCGACATGGGCAACCTGCGTTCACCGGAAACCTACCTGGGCCATGCGCGTGCCGAACAGTTCGCCTCGCCCGGCGGCCAGCGCGACGACACGTCGTTCGACTACACCCTGCCTGCTGCGCTGCAGTTGAACCAGTGGGGCCTGGCCGGGCGCTGGACGGTAATCGATGAGGCCGCGCAACTGCAGCAGAGCGGCGGTCGCATCGGCTTCCAGTTCCATGCACGCGACCTGCATCTGGTGCTGGCCCCCGGCGCGGATGGTCGCCCGGTGCGCTTCCGCGTGCTGCTGGATGGCAAACCGTTGCCTGCCGCGGACGCCGGCGCGGATGTGCGCGCCGATGGCAGCGGCGTGGTCGACGAACACCGGCTGTACCAATTGGTGCGCCAGCGCGGTGCGGTAGCGCCGCACCGTTTCGAGATCGAGTTCCTTGATGCGGGCGTGCAGGCCTACGCCTTTACCTTCGGTTGA
- the msrA gene encoding peptide-methionine (S)-S-oxide reductase MsrA, which yields MKLSFEQGIAAGVAGLVASALVAGVLLLDRGAVAAPVDAPAPMALPAPTGAAAFADDATHASVVFAGGCFWGVQGVFQHVKGVSNAVSGYAGGSAANARYERVSRGDTGHAEAVKVDYDPRQVSYGQLLQVFFAVAHDPTQLNRQGPDHGSQYRSAIFSDDARQLAASRAYVGQLQQAGVYRAPIVTQIASGQRFYPAEAYHQNYMANYPQAAYIRYYDAPKLAALGRQFPALYRRQPTLVPMR from the coding sequence ATGAAGCTGTCCTTTGAACAGGGAATTGCCGCCGGCGTGGCCGGCCTGGTCGCCAGCGCACTGGTGGCAGGCGTGCTGTTGCTGGACCGGGGTGCCGTGGCCGCCCCGGTTGACGCGCCTGCGCCCATGGCCTTGCCGGCGCCGACCGGTGCGGCCGCCTTCGCCGACGATGCCACACACGCCAGCGTGGTGTTCGCCGGTGGCTGCTTCTGGGGCGTGCAGGGCGTGTTCCAGCACGTGAAGGGCGTGAGCAATGCCGTGTCCGGCTATGCCGGTGGCAGCGCCGCCAACGCGCGCTACGAACGGGTCAGCCGCGGTGATACCGGCCATGCCGAAGCGGTGAAGGTGGACTACGATCCGCGCCAGGTCAGCTACGGCCAGCTGCTACAGGTGTTCTTCGCCGTGGCACACGACCCGACCCAGTTGAACCGCCAGGGCCCGGACCATGGCAGCCAGTACCGCTCGGCGATCTTCAGCGACGATGCCCGCCAGCTGGCAGCCAGCCGCGCCTACGTCGGCCAGCTGCAGCAGGCCGGTGTCTACCGCGCGCCGATCGTCACCCAGATCGCCAGCGGCCAGCGCTTCTACCCGGCCGAGGCCTACCACCAGAACTACATGGCCAACTATCCGCAGGCGGCCTACATCCGTTACTACGACGCACCGAAGCTGGCCGCGCTGGGCCGCCAGTTCCCGGCGCTGTACCGCCGCCAGCCCACGCTGGTGCCGATGCGCTGA
- the bioD gene encoding dethiobiotin synthase gives MLPPALFVTGTDTEIGKTAASTALLHALRRRGLRAVGMKPVASGSHDLGEGLRNDDALALQAASDPVPAYADLNPYALRQPLAPELAAAEDGVQVQLAPIVAAFERLRATADTVVVEGVGGWMAPLSAELDQLDLVRALRLPVVLVVGLRLGCVNHARLTAQSLQAAGVECLGWIGNHIDPAMQRQDENMATLVQRLPMPCWGRLPHLPGADGRTLSEHLGAEQRAGQR, from the coding sequence GTGTTGCCACCGGCGCTGTTCGTCACCGGCACCGATACCGAGATCGGCAAGACCGCGGCCAGTACCGCGCTGCTGCACGCGCTGCGCCGGCGCGGCCTGCGCGCGGTGGGCATGAAGCCGGTGGCCAGTGGCAGCCACGATCTGGGCGAAGGGCTGCGCAACGACGATGCGCTGGCGCTGCAGGCGGCCAGTGACCCGGTGCCGGCCTATGCCGATCTGAACCCGTATGCGCTGCGGCAGCCGCTGGCGCCGGAGCTGGCCGCTGCCGAAGACGGGGTGCAGGTGCAGCTGGCGCCGATCGTGGCGGCCTTCGAGCGCCTGCGCGCCACCGCCGATACCGTGGTGGTGGAAGGCGTGGGCGGCTGGATGGCGCCGCTGTCGGCAGAGCTGGACCAGCTGGACCTGGTGCGCGCACTGCGGCTGCCGGTGGTGCTGGTGGTCGGCCTGCGGCTGGGCTGCGTGAACCACGCGCGGCTGACTGCGCAATCGCTGCAGGCGGCCGGCGTGGAGTGCCTGGGCTGGATCGGCAACCACATCGACCCGGCCATGCAGCGCCAGGACGAAAACATGGCCACGCTGGTGCAGCGCCTGCCGATGCCCTGCTGGGGCCGGCTGCCCCATCTGCCCGGTGCCGATGGCCGAACCCTGAGCGAGCACCTGGGCGCAGAGCAGCGCGCGGGCCAGCGGTAG
- a CDS encoding HAMP domain-containing sensor histidine kinase, producing the protein MITPNLWQKLAAVIAALMLVCCMALLALQMRANTRHEQEVVQRLSLGLAEHIAQRSELMDTSGMRDAAVRALFGQLMAVNPSVEVYLLDEQGRILGHDAPSGHLRRDRVDVAPLRRLLAGAPLPILGDDPRSERGRKVFSVAPLVVQGRPAGYVYVVLVGEHRQMLADDLAASSQWNTTLWSIVLVGSLGVLAGLLAFYWVTRPLRRLTRRIQAFDIDAPSVLPPLAPLRPGERDELKILEHAHAQMAQRLGEQWQQLRQQDLQRRELVANISHDLRTPLSSLHGYLETMALKEATLAPDERRRYLGIALAQSAKVGRLARALFELARLEHGEVRLEWEVFALPELVQDVLQKFELAAQARGQRLHADVPQGLPLVRADLGLVERVLTNLLDNALRHAPEGGQVTLTLRATEDSVQVSVADDGPGVAPALRDGLFQAPAALGARRGDNGGLGLLIVQRIVQLHGRRIELRDSAQGALFVFSLPRADSAAA; encoded by the coding sequence ATGATCACGCCGAACCTGTGGCAGAAACTGGCGGCGGTGATCGCCGCGCTGATGCTGGTGTGCTGCATGGCCTTGCTGGCGCTGCAGATGCGCGCCAATACCCGGCACGAACAGGAAGTGGTGCAGCGGCTGTCGCTGGGCCTGGCCGAGCACATCGCCCAGCGCAGCGAACTGATGGACACCAGCGGCATGCGCGACGCTGCCGTGCGCGCGCTGTTCGGCCAGCTGATGGCGGTCAACCCCAGCGTGGAGGTGTACCTGCTGGACGAGCAGGGCCGCATCCTCGGCCACGATGCGCCCAGCGGCCACCTGCGGCGCGACCGCGTGGACGTGGCGCCGCTGCGCCGGCTGCTTGCAGGCGCGCCGCTGCCGATCCTGGGCGACGATCCGCGCAGCGAGCGTGGCCGCAAGGTGTTCAGCGTGGCGCCGCTGGTGGTGCAGGGGCGTCCGGCCGGCTATGTGTACGTGGTGCTGGTGGGCGAGCACCGGCAGATGCTGGCCGACGATCTGGCCGCCAGCAGCCAGTGGAACACCACGCTGTGGTCGATCGTGCTGGTCGGCAGCCTGGGCGTGCTGGCCGGCCTGCTGGCCTTCTACTGGGTCACCCGACCGCTGCGGCGGCTGACCCGGCGCATCCAGGCGTTCGACATCGACGCGCCCTCGGTGTTGCCGCCGTTGGCACCGCTGCGCCCCGGCGAGCGCGATGAACTGAAGATCCTCGAACATGCCCATGCGCAGATGGCGCAGCGCCTGGGCGAGCAGTGGCAGCAGCTGCGCCAGCAGGATCTGCAGCGGCGCGAACTGGTGGCCAACATCTCGCATGATCTGCGCACGCCGCTGTCGTCGCTGCATGGTTATCTGGAAACCATGGCGCTGAAGGAGGCCACGTTGGCGCCGGACGAACGCCGCCGCTATCTGGGCATCGCCCTGGCGCAGAGCGCGAAGGTGGGCCGACTTGCACGCGCGCTGTTCGAACTGGCGCGGCTGGAACACGGTGAAGTGCGCCTGGAATGGGAGGTGTTCGCGCTGCCCGAGCTGGTGCAGGACGTACTGCAGAAGTTCGAACTGGCGGCACAGGCACGTGGGCAGCGGCTGCACGCCGACGTGCCGCAGGGCCTGCCGCTGGTGCGTGCCGATCTGGGCCTGGTGGAGCGCGTGCTGACCAACCTGCTGGACAATGCGCTGCGCCACGCCCCGGAAGGTGGGCAGGTCACGCTGACCCTGCGCGCCACAGAGGACAGCGTGCAGGTGAGCGTGGCCGACGATGGTCCCGGCGTGGCACCGGCGCTGCGCGATGGCCTGTTCCAGGCACCGGCAGCGCTGGGCGCGCGGCGTGGCGACAATGGCGGGCTGGGCTTGCTGATCGTGCAGCGCATCGTGCAGCTGCATGGCCGCCGCATCGAACTGCGCGACAGCGCGCAGGGTGCGCTGTTCGTGTTCAGCCTACCGCGCGCGGACAGCGCGGCGGCCTGA
- a CDS encoding GAF domain-containing protein, translating to MFANASLTGSKPEQYAQLLEQARGLVYGETDRIANAANLSALVYHALPDLNWVGFYLYDGKELVVGPFQGLPACVRIPLDKGVCGAAASQRVTQRVEDVDAFPGHIACDSASRSELVVPLLRGDELIGVFDIDSPKVARFDGDDQAGLEAIARVFVEALG from the coding sequence ATGTTCGCCAACGCCTCGCTTACCGGCAGCAAGCCGGAACAATACGCCCAGCTGCTGGAACAGGCCCGTGGCCTGGTCTACGGCGAGACCGACCGCATCGCCAATGCGGCCAACCTCTCTGCACTGGTCTACCACGCCCTGCCCGACCTGAACTGGGTGGGCTTCTACCTGTACGACGGCAAGGAGCTGGTCGTCGGCCCGTTCCAGGGCCTGCCCGCCTGCGTGCGCATTCCGCTGGACAAGGGCGTGTGCGGTGCCGCCGCCAGCCAGCGCGTGACCCAGCGCGTGGAGGACGTGGATGCCTTCCCCGGCCACATCGCCTGCGATTCGGCCTCGCGTTCGGAACTGGTGGTGCCGCTGCTGCGCGGCGATGAACTGATCGGCGTGTTCGACATCGACAGCCCCAAGGTCGCCCGCTTCGATGGTGACGACCAGGCCGGCCTGGAAGCCATCGCCCGCGTGTTCGTGGAGGCGTTGGGATGA
- a CDS encoding response regulator transcription factor → MSAKRVLIVEDDAHIADLLRMHLADEGYEVMHAATGDAGLHLLEQDGPWDALVLDVMLPGVDGLQVCQRARSMARYVPIIIISARGSETQRIVGLELGADDYLAKPFSMPELVARVRALLRRAEAMAQSARIDAGAIDLGGLRLDPVARTASVEGNALELTPREFDLLLFFARHPDQVFARMELLNQVWGYQHDGYEHTVNTHINRLRSKIETDPANPRRLLTVWGRGYKLVDPAGAGA, encoded by the coding sequence ATGTCCGCAAAACGCGTCCTGATCGTCGAAGACGATGCCCATATCGCTGATCTGCTGCGCATGCACCTGGCCGACGAAGGCTATGAGGTGATGCACGCGGCCACCGGCGATGCCGGCCTGCACCTGCTGGAACAGGATGGCCCGTGGGACGCGCTGGTGCTGGATGTGATGCTGCCGGGCGTGGACGGGCTGCAGGTCTGCCAGCGTGCGCGTTCGATGGCGCGCTACGTGCCGATCATCATCATCAGTGCGCGCGGCAGCGAGACCCAGCGCATCGTCGGCCTGGAGCTGGGCGCCGATGACTACCTGGCCAAACCCTTTTCCATGCCCGAGCTGGTGGCGCGGGTGCGCGCGCTGCTGCGCCGTGCCGAAGCGATGGCCCAGAGCGCCCGCATCGATGCCGGTGCGATCGATCTGGGCGGGCTGCGGCTGGATCCGGTCGCGCGCACCGCGTCGGTGGAAGGCAACGCGCTGGAACTGACCCCGCGTGAGTTCGACCTGCTGCTGTTCTTCGCCCGCCACCCCGATCAGGTGTTCGCCCGCATGGAACTGCTGAACCAGGTGTGGGGCTACCAGCACGATGGCTACGAGCACACGGTGAACACCCATATCAACCGCCTGCGCAGCAAGATTGAAACCGACCCGGCCAACCCGCGCCGGCTGCTGACCGTGTGGGGGCGCGGCTACAAGCTGGTGGACCCGGCCGGGGCGGGCGCATGA
- a CDS encoding TfoX/Sxy family protein: protein MSAAKLRNIGPKSAAWLRQVGLRSREDLAALGAVGAFVKVKRAGFKPSLNLLYSLEGALLDCHWQELSEPQREALVQDYEARIAAHPLKAAGPASGPVHEQRFDDGGNDNDTDSADED, encoded by the coding sequence ATGAGCGCGGCCAAGCTGCGCAACATCGGCCCGAAGAGTGCGGCCTGGCTGCGCCAGGTCGGTCTGCGCAGCCGCGAGGACCTGGCCGCGCTGGGCGCGGTCGGGGCCTTCGTGAAGGTCAAGCGGGCCGGCTTCAAGCCCAGCCTGAACCTGCTCTATTCGCTGGAAGGCGCACTGCTGGACTGCCACTGGCAGGAGCTGAGCGAGCCGCAGCGCGAAGCGCTGGTACAGGACTACGAAGCGCGCATTGCCGCACACCCGTTGAAGGCTGCCGGCCCGGCCTCGGGCCCGGTGCACGAGCAGCGCTTCGATGACGGCGGCAACGACAACGACACAGACAGCGCCGACGAAGATTGA
- the queD gene encoding 6-carboxytetrahydropterin synthase QueD, whose amino-acid sequence MEIFKVFMLEAAHRLPNVPPGHKCARLHGHSFRVELKVEGEPGAQTGWIMDFGDVKAAFQPIYERLDHHYLNDIPGLENPTSENLAVWIWNELKPVLPALSEITVHETCTSGCRYRGPGG is encoded by the coding sequence ATGGAAATCTTCAAAGTCTTCATGCTCGAGGCGGCGCATCGCCTCCCCAACGTGCCGCCGGGGCACAAGTGCGCGCGCCTGCACGGCCACTCCTTCCGGGTGGAACTGAAGGTGGAAGGCGAGCCCGGCGCGCAGACCGGCTGGATCATGGATTTCGGCGACGTGAAGGCGGCCTTCCAGCCGATCTACGAGCGCCTGGACCACCACTATCTGAACGACATTCCCGGCCTGGAAAACCCCACCAGCGAGAACCTGGCCGTGTGGATCTGGAACGAGCTGAAGCCGGTACTGCCCGCGCTGAGCGAGATCACCGTGCACGAAACCTGCACCTCCGGCTGCCGTTACCGGGGCCCGGGCGGCTGA